DNA sequence from the Daphnia pulex isolate KAP4 chromosome 8, ASM2113471v1 genome:
tgtgtgaacaTTTTCATTACGATCGGTAAGCCTCTTATGAATAAAACAACATCCAATTCCGCGGTGGatgtccctctctctctctcagtggGTTCActtcaatacatttttttcttttcctcttttctatgTGTACTTGTGGTGAGAAGGGCCATTCCAACTGTCCGGCATAAATAGCTGTGACGCCATTTCGATCAAACTATGGCCGACAATcaattacaaaattttctaCCCAATTTTAACAAtactttatttaaatttgtcaTATTGCCGTTTTAGTATTTGTCTGCCACTTGAGAATCACAACCTATCAGACACAATTTATCTTTTGATCGGCTGGAAGAACGTCCTGGCAGGAGGTGGATCCGGGCTGCTGGTGCTGTGGAGTCCAGTAGTGGATGCGTCGGGCGGTAGTTCAAGTGAAGGAAGATACGTTTGGTAGAGAGTCGAAAGACCGCTGACCATGTGCCGACTTTTGGGGGTTTACAGCCCATAGAAATGAAGTGGCTGAAAACAAAAGGCAATGTGCCACAATCTACCTGAACCACTTGAATGGAACAATGAATGACTTGAATGAACTCAATCAAGCGGTTGGTCGGCAAATTCGATTGGACTTGAGTCCAGAATATAAACAGCAGAGTCCTTCGACATTGAGATTGTGAAATCGATTCTCTACATCGGTCACAACATAGAAACCAGTGCGACTATTTCCAGGTAATTGACGGCAATCCATCCGCCTTTAAATAACTGATCAAGTTTACTGTTCAGATTTGTAAGTAATCAACTCCCGCAGTCAATAATTTTCCTGATTGATTCTTCCATCGCTGGACGATTTGCGtcgaatgggacgaatgggggagaagaggaaacgttggtcccctttttttcgtacgccctcctccctctctttcgtcccattctccctcttctccccgttttCGCGCTAAAAAAGTCtagagccatgctgcgtttccagataaaacggcaaaagaaaacagatcccgaagagccctatagggggaaaacgaaaaccgtcccgtcttactccagtctcccctagaCTGCAGAGcagaaatatttagtgatctGACGATCTTCAACGCTGTGTACGAGAGAAGCACTGCCACAAGAGAGGAGTGACGAAGAGTTTCAAACAGCTGACTCGAAACCATAAGATTAATTTtaagattaatttttaatcttttcaaattcatttttaatatttaaaatagaataaacaaaaataagtaataaaaaatacatttgacttgattttttgcgcaatttataaaaaatgcgAATTTCAATCACGAATTTAACATTAAAAGAATTGCCTAATCTAGATGAATTGGGTATTTAAAGATAGGAAATCACATTAAGCTTAAACTCAGAGTTGAAACTAGCTCACCGAAACGTGAGCTTAGCTCAAGCTCTCCGCTCATGGCCTAAAAGTGAGCGGAGCTCAAGCTCAagctcgcacaaaaaaaagacgagcTTCGCTCAAGCTCACGTTCGCTCAAGctcatttccaatttttttttaattaataaaatgcaACTGGCAacggtgttttttttgttgaaaatttgaagttaATGAAGCTATAGCATCGAATTAATTTGAGTCGAATCCAAGGGCTCCGcatctcaaatttactttaaaattaaagggataaacaaagaaaaataagaaaatttacaaaacaAGTCTTGCTTGCGAACGAGTCCCCACCCTACTTCCCCATCCCTACTCTTACCCTTCCTAGTCTTcctacctttttatttttaaaagaaggaaaaccttttgtaaaaaaaggaaatcgacgcaaggaaaaagtaaaacataaataaaaattaaaagctaaTTTAAGTTACGGATACGGACCCTGGGATAAACCTCAAAATTAGAATAAAAacagtaaatttaaaatttctctAAGTTAGACATTTTATGCGAGTCCGGTGGaaaattttgtataatttagcaaataaatttcaattttggccgctagatggcgccacaAGCGTGAGCTTCCGCTCATGAGGCGAAAGCTCAAGCTCAAGCTCacactttttcaaaaagagcGGAGCTCAAGCTCAAAGCTCACAAAATGAGTGAGCTTTTGAGCTTAAGCTCAAGCTCTCGTGAAGCTCGTTTAGTTAAActaaatcaatttctggacACATTGATTCGTAATTTTATAGATTATGAACCAAAAACCCATATAAATACCCCCGAGAGGCGATCAGCCCCAACACTAGCGAACCTGGCGGGGAATCCTGGGACCCTTTACTAAACACCCGCCGTTTCTTCCAAGAGAATGGGATAGCGCGAGAGTGTACCTtacctttcctattatatcgTGGTTAGGTTCTGACggtagaaacaaaacaactgaaaataaaattaccagTGAATTTAAAACTAGCAAAGTATATCAACTCTCAACttaaaaataacagaattCACATTCCTATGAGCTAATTCTAAATTCCGAAGTCGCCCAAGGGGCTTTATGGGCTTTTAGGTGTGTCTCTTTAATTTAGCGAATGTTAATTCCCAGGCCGTTTTTGGATACCAGTGTTGTTGTTAACTCGACCGGCTTTTAGCGAGCTTCACATcggtgaaattatttttcgtgttACTCAATCCTAAACCTGTCATTTTTAAATCGATGTGTATTGTTTACCTTGCACATCAAATATGCACTTTTCGCCGTAATTCACCTTGTCTTTTTCTGATAAATTTCTGCGTaggatgaaaaatcaaaactatgTCTATATTGTCTAACCTATCCGGCAACATTTCTATGCAGTCAAACCAAAAGTAAGCAAAACCAGAAAAtccagaaaatttcaaaccttCGCGCCAGACGAacgcgtatttttttttaaatcagtaTAGGCTAtcggacatttttttattgttatgaaTCGAAAAgccttgtggcgatcaaatccGTGAAATGGTCGCCACAGGTTTTGGTCGTTTTCATATGGAATACTTTGGTAACTtataaaaatgatattttattaacatttttaaaggatattgtaaattttgttttgagcaAGAGTATCTTTTGGCAAGTAGATGGCGCTGACTGATAACCATTTGTCTGTAACTGTATGTAACCACGTAATAGACACGTGTCTAGTCGTCTAGACCAGTCGCACGAGACACTAGTCACATACGCAAAGGCACACTGCATTGGTACAATCTGTCAACAAAGCCCAGACTATAAACAATCGCGCTGTTTTCCGCCAGGATTAgtgtaaaactaaaaattttattttgggatGGAATCTTGAGGTAGGTCTAAATATTTCCgttgcaaaatgaaaaatggtaCAAAGCATGGAAAGCCGGAAATATCTCTGgggaaattttgtatttcttcactATGAGCCCAATGCTGTTCCCGTGTGGCCTACTTTTGCTTTTGTCTGATCGTGCTTAGCAATGCCGGCACTACACTAACGATTttgtttgctgttttttttttaattttcccatcTAGATATTGCAAGATAAAACTATGGAAAAGCCAGGTGTACCATGCCGTTGTTCTAAGAGTAAGAACAGGTGTGTTGCTTGCAAACCTGGGCAGGCCCTTGATCTCGATGCAGCCCTGCAAGAACTGGGTGCCCTCAACGGGGCAACTGACAAGCAAGAAAACACCCTGAGACATAGACGGCAAAATGAGCCCAAAATTTGCTTTGAGCAAAGTCCTCCAATTTGGATTAATAGCTCTACCTCAATTAGTACTAATAATGTTGTGCCTGCATTTCCACTACGGGTGGATACAGAGTACATCAAAGACCCACCTCAACAACCACCAAACTCTCCAGTATCTCCTCAGTTACCATATGAGCAATTTAGAATGAggtaataaaatattgtttatcttattatttttatttattgtgaaCAAAGGAAAGAGTTGATTTCACAACCAATTGAGTAATGCACAACAAATTGGAAGCCAGATatggtttgttttcatttgaatcagTGATTTAAAAGTTGGtttttaagatttttgatgatcttttttaaaatctatatTTTTCACAACAAATTTATAACAATTCCAACTAATGCTTCTTTCATTTACAGGGAAGATCCTCTACCCCTGAGATGCGAATGGGATAATCGTGGCCGTAGGGTTAGTATGAAAGGGCGACAGCGCATGCTTTCGGGACCGGATAGTAGCAGCAGTCACAACGACCGATATTCTGAACGAATGAGAGACCGAAGTAGTTGGTCACGACCATATCGCATCCCTCGACCCAAGTTGCTCAACATGGGCCACTGTTCCAGAATACGGACCATCAGTGCTTTATTGCATGAAGAGTCTGACGTCAGATTACCCACAATTAGAGATACTAGTCCGGTCGCCAACACGGCCGAGCCAAGATTGAGAGATATGAGCGATGCTCTTAGGTGCATGGCCATTGGGGAAGGTCTCACGAAGACTATAGTAAGTCttctatttattaaaaaaaattagtatcGATTCACTGATATCATTTGTAATATTTGTCTGTCGACAGGATAATTCTGAATGTAGTATGAATTTTCCTCGTTCCCGTTCGGCGGAGAACCTGGAACGCCGAGTGATGGATGTGGCAGCCACCACTTTAGATGTCGTCtcagagaaaattgaaaagctTCATGTGAATTGAAGTGCTCGCTTACTACCTATTCGTCCAATCAACCGCCCCAAAATCTCTTTGtatctcccttttttttctatctattttctcttgttttggcATTTGCTgctcaaaattgttttttttatttttatttatttattttttttttgctaggAAAAAATACTGTTTACAAAAACtgccaaaaaaatttaccaattAAAATCTAACCATCTTTCTCTCGTGAAACGTTACCTGATTTTTTCTCGGACTAGATGACTAAAGCCGAAATTTTTTCGGTTTTGCCGGTTTGATTGTGAAACAAGATTACGTGGCGAATGGCTAAATACCAACCATCACTTGCATTCCATTCATCATTAAATTGGCTGATGGAAGCTCATTCTTGCTCTCACTTTTGAACGGCGCCTTGTTTCTCCGACGTCCTTTTTGAAATCGCTTCACTGTTTTTGTCTTTgcaaggagaaaaagagaatggtGGGTTTGGGGGAGCTATTTAAAGTGGCGAAAAGATGAGACGAATAATAGCAAAAAGGCCGTCTTTCAATCTCTATCTCTCCCTTCCTTGTAAAAGTATTGTGGGAATGACGTAATACAGTTTCGACATGTTTCTACTTGCTAAAGGCCGTTTGCTCCTCAAAGTACCTACTTTAGCACACAGCTGGAGTTAATTGGGTCTTTTCATAACAACAGGTGATTTAACGCTCATGTTTTCTGTATGTATCACGAGTCAATTCTCTCATGTTCAcctggatttttctttctcgttttgtGGGAGGTGAGAACGACCAGGCGAACGATAGTGAACGATGACGCCCGGGTCCTTGGTGGTTTTCTGCCCATGTGTCCTtggaagaaaattcttttcttttctggcaacataatttttctctattttttattttattttattttttccagttcAGCTCTTTTCCAGCCCCGCATTCACGTACCGACGCCGGCCGGGGCCACTGAGcttatttcgttttctttgtgGGTTACGCTCCAATGGCCGAGCGGAAATTCAGCGTCGCATTCGTGCCGGTCAGACatgcatgttttttttgtttttttttgtttttttttttcttttcttaactcgtaagaaatagttttaacatttgaaatttaatcatcatcaatttttatggatttttttataaaagaatatttccaaGGGTACCTGGAGTTGGAGAGCCTGTATGTGTGCAACATTGATAATTTTGCAATTGACGGAAGAGAATGTCGTGCGCGTTCTCGTTAACGGCGGACGTGACAGGTTTGCCCATGGGGCTCCAGAAACCGTACTATTTCAACCAAAAACCAAGGcgaaagcgaaaaagaaaagagaagaaacaaaaaattgtctaGTGAACAAGAAGTGCACCTGTCTGGTCATCGGTTCCGGTTGGATGTATAGCCGCCTTATACAACATTCAGGCTGATGAAATCAAacgacaaaaaatatatatattggcCAGGTATGTTTGTATGAACGAAATGAGTCATGGAATCATGTTATTTTTgttagttgttttgtttcccgtAGTGGATGAATCAGTGATGGAAGCGACGTGCGTATACGAATGAATCGAGCATCGACTCGAGGAAACAatggcaaagaagaaaaggaaacccGAAAGAGGCCAGCAGACATTACCAATGGGGGtggggtaattttttttttttcggacgTGTTGCCCGCTGGAGGATGACGGAGGCTATAAACTCGATGGCGTCCGCTGGCTGGTAGCTCCAGTTGCGCTTTAGCAGCCACCTGTACCGGTACGACTCGTTCGAGCTCACGAAGGAGGAAGCCACTTCCTTATCAACACCTTCCCCCCCGACTCTACGGTATAGCCAAGACCAGTCCATCTGGTCCAGCTTCTATTCATCTTTCCAAGAAAGTGAAGTGGTCGTGCGACGAAAGAGGTCCAGCGCAACTAGCCATTGTCCTAACGGGCTGCCCTCTCGAATCGTGCGCATTCGCCGCCCAGCCGCTTAAAGCTCCGCTTCTTTGACTTTATTCGCTCAACAACTCGACAACAAAATGGTTAAGTACACTCTATTATAATATACTCTTGTgcatcttttatatttatcatTTGAAAGCGATCGAagctaattaaattttgtgaTTCGTGATAATTCCGTAACGCCTTGTGAAAATAATAAGTAGCGTTTCGGGTGATTGGCATGATGAAggttttgttcaattttttacgaTTTCCTTGGACCTCAACACGTCTCGGTTCACGCTCGACCGATCagacttcccttttttctttcttttttcttggacgTTTTCACACGTGGGATGGGTTTTTTTGgtcagaaataaataaaaatgaagggtGGGATCTTGGCCATTGAGTCACGCTTGCCTGAAAATTGGGGGTAGTTGTGGTGGTATCGGTGCGCCATCTGGTCGCCAATGGTCGGAAATGAGCTTACAGGTGTTTTGGGGGACttttagaaaaagataaacattcaaattaataacttttttgaCTTTGtgtaactaattgactaactctttgtgttgtttttcgaTACAGCGCGAGGTGATTTCTATTCATGTTGGCCAAGCCGGAGTCCAGATGGGCAACTCTTGCTGGGGTAATTTATCTATCGTTAAATTTgccataaataaataacagttTTCTAACCGAAAAATATCTTTACATTATTACAGAATTGTATTGCCTGGAACATGGTAAGCGAAGTTGGGTGGACCTGATTTTCCTataaatttcgttttattattgaaaaataattacgagaataaaaacaaagaaatgattttatatttacgtatttttctatcgattcatttttttgttttatttcaatacaGGAATCCGACCCGATGGCATTCTCTCTGAATCCCGTAAGTAatatcttttctattttcaaaatgacttTGGGATCTCCAACAATAAATTCCAAATTAGGTCCACCTCAAGCGAGCGGCGGAAGTAATTCACCCAGCACGTTTGGAACGTTTTTCAGTGAGACGGCCAGCAATAAACAAGTGCCGAGAGCGCTTTTCGTCGATTTGGAACCGTCCGTCGTTGGTAAATATGATCAAAGATGGCCGTTGTAACGTTATTATACTACCCAGCAGACGCACCTTCTTTTTAACAAgcgaattttgttattttctattGCGATGTAAAAAGACACGGTTCGCACGGGCACCTACCGTCAGCTGTTCCATCCGGATCAATTGATAACGGGCAAGGAAGATGCAGCCAATAATTACGCTCGAGGTCATTACACGGTCGGTCGCGAGATCGCCGATGTTGTCTCGGATCGCATCCGCCGCCTGGTCGAAAATTGCGTCGGCCTCCAGGGCTTTTTGGTCTTTCACTCGTTTGGAGGCGGATCGGGATCGGGATTCACTTCGCTGCTGATGGAACGCCTGTCGGTCGATTACGGCAAAAAGAGTAAATTGCAGTTTTGCGTTTATCCCGCTCCTCAGGTATTTTCACCAGCTTGCTTATCCCCAAATGACTATGCCCCGAAGGTAATTGacgctgtttttattttttattttttattattattattacgaagGTATCCACGGCCGTTGTTGAACCGTACAATTCCATCTTGACTACCCACACGACGCTGGAACATTCGGATTGCGCTTTTATGGTGGATAACGAAGCTATTTACGACATTTGCCGTCGTAATTTGTCTATTGAACGACCCACTTATACCAATTTGAACCGTTTGATTGGTCAAATTGTTTCCTCCATTACGGCCTCGCTCCGTTTCGAAGGTGCTCTCAACGTCGATTTAACCGAGTTCCAGGTATTTACTACTTCTGTTCGGATGTCATTGGCTTACAACTACGACAACgtatatttaaattatttttacttttttcttagacCAATTTGGTGCCTTACCCGAGGATTCATTTTCCGTTGGTGACTTACGCCCCCATGCTGTCGGCCGAAAAGGCCTATCACGAACAATTAAGCGTCGCTGAAATCACGTCCGCTTGTTTCGAGCCCAACAACCAAATGGTCAAGGTAAAACCACTCAAGAGTTGCCCAGTTAATatgaaccaaaaaattaattttttcttgtttttttctgaatcaAAAAGTGCGACCCTCGCAAAGGGAAATACATGGCCGTTTGTCTGCTGTACCGCGGTGACGTGGTGCCCAAAGACGTCAACGGCGCCATCGCCTCGATGAAAAGCAAACGGACAATTCAATTCGTCGATTGGTGCCCCACCGGTTTCAAAGTATAGACAGAGACACGACATCTAGAAACACAATGAACAGAAatggttttgtattaatgGCACACATCTGTTCCCAATTTCTATTTTAGGTGGGGATCAATTATCAAGCGCCGACCATCGTTCCGGGGGGCGATTTGGCCGCTATGCAACGGTCCGTCTGCATGATATCCAACACCACTGCCATTGTGGAGGCATGGGGCCGGCTCAATCACAAATTCGATTTACTTTACACCAAACGAGCCTTCGTTCACTGGTAtatatcaaatcatttttctattttttgactagtttttattttctcacacacacacacgtcagcGCGTGTTATTTATAGATAAGGGCGGAgaaatagaatatttttttgaaaaggtcTTGGGGTGTGTACACGTTGTCCCGgccggaaataaaaaaaaaaagcgtcgTCGTATCCTAGTCAGGAACATCCTCGTCGACCTGCTTCCTGGATGGTGGCAATTTTATGATGACGTTGCACTTCTGCGTCACCGTCAGTCAAGTGTCAATATTAACGAAGACTTGTGTAGTAGTTGTCGACGCATCCGTAAATAGATGGTCGCCGGGTTCGATTTTTGCATGCGGAATCATCTCcgcgacgacgatgacgacgtcGACGGTTGTCCTCCTCCAAATAGAGTCGCTCAAAACGTGGCCGATTTCGCTCTCACGACCGTAGTgtgtcgacgacgacgatcgtCTGTACGAAATTTCCTAGTCGACTGGCCGTTCCTCGGTGCCACTGACGTCAGTTCCAAATTCGGAATGGAaatctgaaagaaaagaggctATAAATGTAGCATGTGcggaaggggggaaattccCTTTGATTTACACATGACTTTTTGGGTCCCGTGTGTTTGTTTGCCAATGGTGGTGGTAGGGGGGCGATGTAGAAACTTGGATGAAAGAGCTGTGCACGAGTTCTCACGCCCGCGCAACCTTTtagcgggaaaaaaacagcACTTAATATCTCTAGCTATAGCAAAACCCCGGCGTCGTGTAATGTGTTTTTACTGGTTGACGGAACTGGCGGTAAAGTTGAAACTATTTTTACTGTCGTCACACAAATGTCAGCCTTTGTTgtcaaatgtttcattttcccctttttgtcgTTCGTTTCAAGGTACGTGGGCGAAGGGATGGAGGAGGGCGAGTTCTCGGAAGCCCGCGAAGATTTGGCCGCTCTTGAAAAAGATTACGAAGAAGTAGCCATGGAGGACTTGTCCGACTCGGATGGCGTCAT
Encoded proteins:
- the LOC124200835 gene encoding tubulin alpha-8 chain-like, which encodes MREVISIHVGQAGVQMGNSCWELYCLEHGIRPDGILSESRPPQASGGSNSPSTFGTFFSETASNKQVPRALFVDLEPSVVDTVRTGTYRQLFHPDQLITGKEDAANNYARGHYTVGREIADVVSDRIRRLVENCVGLQGFLVFHSFGGGSGSGFTSLLMERLSVDYGKKSKLQFCVYPAPQVSTAVVEPYNSILTTHTTLEHSDCAFMVDNEAIYDICRRNLSIERPTYTNLNRLIGQIVSSITASLRFEGALNVDLTEFQTNLVPYPRIHFPLVTYAPMLSAEKAYHEQLSVAEITSACFEPNNQMVKCDPRKGKYMAVCLLYRGDVVPKDVNGAIASMKSKRTIQFVDWCPTGFKVGINYQAPTIVPGGDLAAMQRSVCMISNTTAIVEAWGRLNHKFDLLYTKRAFVHWYVGEGMEEGEFSEAREDLAALEKDYEEVAMEDLSDSDGVIGDEY